Below is a window of Lacibacter sp. H407 DNA.
CTGATACGGGCAAAGGCATTGTATCGCAAAACATCAACCGTGTGTTTAAACCGGGCTTTACCACTAAAAAACGTGGCTGGGGTTTAGGCTTATCGCTGAGTAAACGCATTATTGAACAATATCATAAAGGACAGTTGTATGTAAAACATTCGGAGCCGGGAAAAGGAACAACATTTCGGATCGTGTTGAAGAAGTGAGGGCAAGCCGGTAGCCATTAGCCGATAGTTCTCTCTTGTTTTTTATTTTTCATTCTACATTTTTCATTTTACATTTGCGCCCTCCCGTTGCCCGGGTGTTGAAATTGGTAGACAAGCCACTTTGAGGTGGTGGTGTTCGAAAGGACGTGCTGGTTCGAATCCAGTCCCGGGCACGAATAAAATGGATAGATCGAAGATTGATTCGGTTTGTCCATTTTTATTTTTTGCTAATCCTACCTTTCCTGACTGTATATCAGCTGTACAGTTTACTTCATTGAGCTTGGTAGTCGATATTGTAATTCATAATTAAAAATAAAAAAAGAAGGCCACTGGAAAGCGGCCTTCGTACTGTTTCAAAACTAGTCGCATTTGACTAATGCTTTTGTTGGCATCTTGTTACTGCCCCATAATTTTTTAAGGTATATGAATGAAATAAAACCGATTGTGCTTTTGTTCTTGATCGTTGTAGTTACGTTGCTATTAAAATTATGTGTCCACTTTTCGTAGTGCTATCATGCGCAATCTTATTGTTGAATACAGGATATTATCAAAGCTTTATCGTATTTGATATTGTACTACTTCCTGGCTGCCAGATTATATTTCTGCTGAAATGATCAACGATGAAATTGTGCTGTGATTTTTGTAACTAAAAGAAAGTCCGCTGTAGAAACGGCGGACGTTGTTTATCGATTGCTGTATGAGAAACAATATCTCTTTATAGTCGGGCACTTACTGCCCGGGCTTATAAAAGATGTATTTGTTGTTATTTTTTCAGTTCAATTACTTTATAAAAAGCGGGCTTGGGTTTAAACTCTTTATCGAACAACAGCGGATAGTTGGTTCTGCCACGAATGGGAAAACCATTCAACCAGGACTGGCCGTCATCTACACCCCAAAGTGTAACACGACTGATTTTTTCTTTGTGTTTTAAAAATAAGCGGAACAAATCCGCATATCCGTTGGCCAGTGATACCTGCATGGAATCAGGCAACCCCGCTTTATAAGGGTTCAGCTTTGCCTCGTATTCGGCACGTTGATTTACATCGGCACCAACGATATCACGGGGATTTGGCAATACACTTACATCGAGTTCAGTAAACATTACATCAATACCCAAAGCAGAAAACTCAAGAATGCTTTGCTCAATATCTTTCAACGGAATGTTTTTTACATGCCAATGCCCTTGAATACCCACACCGTCAATACGTACACCGGCGGCTTGTATTTTCTTTATGAGTGCAATAGCACCTGCTCTTTTTCTGGGTTGCTCAATATTATAATCATTGTAATACAGCTTGGTGTTGGGTGCGGCTTTTTGTGCCAGGCGAAAAGCTTCTACAACAAAATCATCTCCCAGCTTTTCAAGAAAAATAGATTTACGCATGGTGCCATCTTCATTCAATGCTTCATTTACCACATCCCACGAATACACCTGGCCATCGTAACGGCCTGCAATGGTGTTAATATGATCTGTGAAAAAAAGACGAACCGAATCTGCATCTTTCATGCGACGAATAAATGGCGGCAATTGACTATGCCAGATCAATGTATGTGCATTCACAACAATGTTATGTTTTTTGGCATACGCAACCAGTTTGTCTGACATGTCAAAATTATAGCGGTTCCACTCCGGGTGCATCACTTCCGCTTTCATGATGTTCTCCGGTGTTACTGCATTAAATTGTTGTGGAACTAAAACAGCTGCACCGGGAATCCTCTCTTCAATTTGTGCATTGTTCAATGCAGTTCCAATAAAGAAATCATCTTTAAATGCTGTTTTGAGTGAGGGAGTACCTGAACCATTTGCTGTTTTTTGAACACCGGCACAATTCAAAAATGTGATGCCTACAAAAACAACAAAGAGAATATTTAAATACTTTATGCGCATGTTTTTTGTGAAATTGATTTGTGCCGAATAGAATTTATAAGCAAAATTGTAAACCGTTCCATTACTCATTCGAATGGAGATAAGAAAACCTTAATTCTGCTTTCAGATATTTTTAGTAAACGACAGGAGTGAATGTTTCAAATTTCACTCCCCTGTCACGCAGCACCAGGGTATCAGTAAAGTTGTGTGTTGTTGTTCCGAAATCGACTTGGTATTTCAGATGCAATACATCTCGTTTTTGATTACCCCACATATCGCCCTTCTTTACAAATGTACCATTACCGGTAACCGTGTAGGCAGCTGTAGCCGGCCCTGCAACCGTACACTTGCCGGTATTATCAAAGTTCAGTACTAACTGAAAAGGCGCATTGATATTTCCTTTATTCTTGGCGTTCAGCGAAATACTATCCTGCGTCATTGATTTGGTAAACAGATTACACACTTCATCCTTTTCAACAAATGTATTGCGATACACTACTGTTGTATCTAATGCAGTGTTGCCGCCACTTCCCTTTACTTCGTCTACACCTCTGCGTAAGTAAACACCGTGGAAAGGATTCACATATTTAACAGCATACAAAACAAAGTCCTTTGGAGAAACTCCCCAGTCGCCTGCCAAACGGGGATCAGGAGATGTTTTTGTGGTTGAACCTCTCAGAACAGAATCTGCATTTGCGACAGAAACAATCTTCAACGGAATAACAAAGGTGTTTTTAATAGCCCGTGGATCAGCAAAAAATGCATCCGTGAGTTGAACCTCAATCCCTCCCATTACTTTGCCTGCCGGAATAACAATCTTCATGTCTTGTGGCAACGTATAATAATTGCTTGGCATAGCAACAACATCACTTCCGTTGGAAGAACCAAACTTAAGCCTTTGTGTAAGTGTGTTTTCCAATGCAACTGTAAGCGTGATATTTTTTTTGTTTTCATACACGCCGCCCATTGTGGCCATGATCAAAAACTTGTGCTGATTATCCAATGTGTTATCAATAATATCTTCTCCAAGTACAAGCGTTCTTACCGGCGATTGATAAGGGAAATACACAGTGCTGTATTTGTAGTCTGGGAACTCCCATTTTTTATTACAGGCAGTTACGATCAAGAGCAATGTAAAGGATATTAAAAAAACTCGTTTCATATTCTTAAGCATTAAATAATTATAGATAGGTGTTACCACCCTTTGTTTTGTTGAAGGTTGGCTTTTAACGCCTCAGTTAACGGAATAGGACCATAGTACATGTCATTTGTATATTGTCTGTTTTCAACGTTCTGTATGCTAAACACATTGTTGTTAATAGTAACTCCTTTTGCGGGCTCAGTGAGATTTGCTTTCCAGCGACGGAGATCCCAAAAACGAAACCCTTCAAAACATAATTCTAATCTTCTCTCATTACGAATCAAATTACGCATTGCCTCTTTTGTAGTAACGGATGCCAGATAGTTATCCGGCTGTGCAATTCCTGCTCTTTTCCGGATAGCTGCAATGATGTTGCGGGCAGAGAGCCCATGTGTAGTTGTTCCGTCGGGTCCCCAGGCTTCATTCGCCGCCTCAGCACAAATCAAAAATATCTCTGTATACCTGATGTGAACAGGGTAATGCTTTTGCGTTGAACTCGAAGCCGGATTCGCATTTACATCTTCCCGTAATAACTTACGCAGATAGTAACCGGTTCTTGTTGATGTAGGAAGTATGTTCACTGCATCATTGGTAGGAGCATCGGTTTTTGTAAAAATTGTTCTGTTTGAAATAGTACCACCATTTACCACGATATAGTTTCTTAACCTCGGGTCACGGTTGGCGTAGGGGCTTGTTGCAACATAACCACTGGCAGGATCTGTTATTGGTAATCCATTGGCCATTGGAAATGCATCTACAAGATTTTGTGTTGGGTTCACTCTTCCGCTTCCAAAAAGTGTTGGAGGGAAATTGCTGATCTCTAAATTATTTGTGTTAACAATATTGCCTCTCCACAACATTTCACGTTGTTCGATTGGGGAACCTGCAGATGGGTTGATATTAATTGCATTTACATTCGCTGCCGTGTAAAACAAAGCGCCTTGCGGATCTAAGCCATTGATACCTCCATTCAAATTAAGAATTTCACTTGCATAATTTGCCGCATTTTCCCATTTGCTGGCTGTTGCCTGCGGATTGTATGCGGGACTAGCTGCGAGCAACGCTGTTTTTGCTTTGATTGCTTTTAAAATCCTTCCAGATACACGTTGTCTGCTGAAGGTTCCAAACACACGGTTATAATCTGCTACCGCCATGCTGCTATATTTTGCAGGTAAATGTCCGGCAGAAATATTGACATAATCGAGTGGTAAATATTTTTCTGACTCTGCAAGATCAGTATAGATCTGCTGTATACATTGATCAAACGTATTACGTGGTTTTTTAAAATCAGAATTTGGTTCAAGCGCTTCGGTAATAATGGGCACGCCCATCAACTCACCGCCGGAAGTGTAACCGGCATGTGCCTGAAGCAGATTGAACATAAAGAGTGCTCTTAACCCGTACACTTCTCCTTTCAACCGATCTGTAAATAACGTACGCACATCTTTACTTGTGGGCGACCAGTTTACACTATCAACCTCCCTAAGAAACAGATTCAAATACAAAATTGCTGTATAAGAATTATTCCATTGATCAACGGGATTGTTGGCTGCAGACCATGAACCAGTGGCCATATTCAACAACGGATTAAACTTATCATTGGTTACTGCATCGTCTGTAGCTACTTCGTTAAACGAATATCCATTTGTTGGAAGCCTTGTATACGCATTCATCAATATGCCCTCTGCATAATAAGGATCAGCATAAATATCTTCCAGTGTGCGATGGTTATCGTCCAGTGGAGCAAGTGTTTTTTTACACCCTCCCAGCACTAAACCAACAACAAAAAGTATCAGTAATTTTTTAAACATGTTTATCATTTTACTACGTGAGATCATACTTTAAAATTTGGCTCTGATTCCGATATTGAAATTTCTGAACTGTGGTGTGCTGGCAACTGCCAACTCAAGAATTTTCCGATTCTGCGAGAACGTATACAAGTTGGCACCTGAAACGTACACAACCACATCCTTTACAAATGCGCTACGTAAAATTGTATTTGAGAAATTGTATGTAAGCTGCACTTTGCTCAGGTTAAACCGGTCAGTTTTATATAACCAAAAATCAGAATTGCGAAAATTGTTGTTATTCTGCTGTGAACTCAGGCGGGGATAAGTGGCGGTGGTTTTTGTAGCTTCTGTCCATCTGTTGTTTACAACTTCAGAATATTTAAGATCACCGGTTACCCAATAGTAATTGTTATTGGTAATACCATTAGCTCCGTTGTTACCTGTACCCAGTACGAATAAGCTGAAGTTTTTATATCCAACGGTGAAGTTGATTCCGTAGGTAAAAGGAGCAATGTAGCGACCGATCATTATTTCGTCTCTGCCATCAATTACATTATCAGCATTTTGATCTACGTATTTAATATCCCCCGGCTTTACTTCACTAAACAATTGTCGTGGGCTGCTGTTGATGTCGTTTTGATCCATAAAGAAACCATCATTCACAAGACCAAATATGGCATCAGCAGGCTTGCCGGTTCTGTTCTGATAATCATCCAGAAACAGTTCGTCACGTTTTGTAACTTTTGATTGTGAGTAAGTAGCTACAGCTCCAACGTTCAAATGAACATCTCCAAATTTCTTATCAAGATTCATCATCAAATCAAAACCGGTACGTTGATTTGTATTGTAGTTGGTATAAGGGATGAACGTACTGAAATAGTTTGGATACTGTGAAAAACGCTGTGTAAGAAGACCAGCCATTTGTGTCCTGAAAAAAGTTGTTTGAAAAGTCAGCAGATTATTAAACAAAGCTCCTTCAAGACTTGCATTCAACTCTTTTCGCTGTGGAAATGAAAGATTAGGACTCGCACCAAATCGAGAAGTGGTTGTTTGGTTTTGCCCTGCAACCCCATCGTTCCATGTAAAAAATCCACCTCTTTGATAAATATCGTTATACAAATAGTAATCGGCGATATCGAGGTCGGTGCTTAGAATACCTGCAGACGCAGATAGTTTCAAATAATTAACTGCTTTGGAATTTTTCAGAAAATTTTCTCCACTAACTAACCATCCTACACTCATGGTTGGAGAAAAACCTGTGCGGTTACCATCGGGCAACTTTGTTGAGTTTACATAAGCTCCGCTAAAGTCGGCCCAATATTTATGCTTGTAATTATAACCAACTTGTAAACCCAGATGCGAATTGGTAATTGGCTGATAGATATCATTTACAGAAGTAGATGAAGTATAACCCAACAGTTTTGCAGAAATATTATGATTACTGTTGATCGTTTTATCATAGCTTAACCAGGAAGAAAAACCAATGTTCTGCCTTTGCGCCGAGTTATTGATATTTTGTGTACCCGGGCGAGCGTCTTCCCCAAATCGCTGGCTCGAACTTAAAGATAACGAGTCGGCATTCGCATTCCATATTGGGTTGTATACTGCGTATGTGTTGTTGATCGATTGCAGATAAGAATTTGCATAATCCAAATTGAATAACGTATGAAACGATAAGCCCTTCAACACAGAACCAAGGTCTGCATTGATTTCATTTGTTACCTGAAATACACGACTGATGTTGATATCATAACCTGCAACATACAGATCGGCGATGGGGTTTGTTTGAAAACCTTGCAAGCCACCCAATAAGTATTTACCGTCAATCAGATTACGACTCGCATTTGCTAATCCCAGCGATACTTTGTCGTTAGGCGAAATTAAATCGATAGGAATAAGCGGGGTAAACCTGTTCGGCAATAATGAAGCAGCATTGCCCCAATAGTTACCACGTGCTCTGCGACTTTCACCGAAAATTGCTGACACATAAACAGAGCTTGAAATTTTATCATTCAACTTCAAATCAACATTACCTCTTACATTCAAACGATTGTCATTTTCATTTTTACCTTCGCCGATGTTCAGCAAGGTGGAACTGTTTGTCCAACCAACATTCGAATAAAATCGTGCATTACTGTTACCACCCGAAAATTCAGCATTCGCATTTGTGAAATTCTGATATTTTTTCAGGTACTGTGATGAGTAATAATCTACACTTGGAAAACGAAATGTATTTCCGGTGCGATGATTTTGAATGGTAGTAGCGCTGTAAAGATCTGCAAGGCCATCATTACGACGTGCTTCATTATACAACGTCATGTAATCAGCAGAATTGAGATAGTTAGGAAGTGCACTCGGCATACCAACACCTGTGTTTACACGTACGCCGATTTTACGGCCATTCGCTACTCCCTTCTTTGTTGTGATGAAAACAATGCCTTTCGCTGCCTGGCTGCCATAAAGTGCAACAGCATTTACTCCTTTCAACACAGAGATCTGTTCTACCTCGTTGAGAGTGATGTCGCTAAATTCACGACGTACACCATCAATCATAACAATCGCATTCTCCAATCCCCAAATATTATTACTCCATAATAAACCAGCTACCCTTCCATTCATACCGCCTTCAACGTTGAGGTTAAAGTCCTGATCAATATAGGAGTCTGGATTTAAAGTACTGATAGCTCCTGATACATCCTGTTTCTGAATCTTTCTAAAGGGCAGATAAACTTCTTCCTGTGATCCACTGTTTACTGCAAGACTGATGCTTGCCGGAATTGCCGTAGCTCTCAAGGTTTGCATTTTGAACCCCTTGGCGGTTAACACTACAACAGAATTTGCAGCTACTGTAATCGAGAATTTTCCGGCATTATCCGTATAAGCTACGGTTTTGCCCTCGTTACCCGACACTATTACTCCTGAAACGGGATTACCCTTATCATCATAAACAACTGACGTGATGTTAACCTGGGGAACATCCTGCGCTTTCAACTTCATGACAAAGCAAGAGACAATCGCACAGAATACCACGCATATTTTAATATACTTCATTAACTAGGTTTTAAGGCTTAAAGAGTTTCGTTTGTGCTTAATCGATATCAATCTTTGATTTGTTCCTGTAATCAATCGATGTTCATTACCATCCCGGATTTTGCCCGAAGCTTGGATAAAGATTCACCTGGCTTGTTGGTAAAGGCAGCCAATTGTGTTTCTTTTCAAACACTCTTGTTACAACAACTCTTTCTCTGAGATTTATGGGTTTGCCGTTTGTACCACGGTCAAAATCAATAACCGTTTTTTCAACATATTTTTTCTGATCCGCAATATTCCATCGACGAAGGTCGTGCCAACGCAAACCTTCGAATGCGAGTTCAACCGCTCTCTCTCTCATGAGTTCACTCATAAATGCATCCTTTGAACCAAGGAACCTCGCATCTACAGGTGGTACACCTGCTCTTTCTCTGATTGTATTAACAGCACTTACCGCTGTTAAACTATTTGGGTGACTGCTTTGCGGTGTTCCATATCCTTGCAATACCGACTCAGCATACATGAGATACACATCTGCTAAACGCAGATAAGGAATTACAATGTTGATATTGTTCCATTCATTGTCTGTATTGTTACAACCGTCTGTTACAAACTTGCGAACAAGGTATCCGCTACGGCTTGCTGTATTATCAAGGCGCAAATTTCCACCGTTATAAAGATTGGCAAAACGATAGGCCGCATTAGCAGTACCACGAATTAATCGTACACCATCGTAAGTAATTGACTTGTAAAAACGTGGATCACGTCCTGTCCATGGATCGTTTACATCGTAACCAGATCCTGCTTCATCAATGGGGAGGCCATTGGCCATTCCAAAATAATTTACATAGTTTGCTGCCGGTGATGAAATACCTGCTTCTCCACCTAATGGTGGTGGTATAAACATGTTCACTAACGACCAGCGTGATTTCCATCCTACATAAGTTGGCGGTCCAAAAATTACTTCAGGATAACCCGGATGTTTTGAGTAGTTGGAGATCGTAAACCAGTTTTCACTGTATTTATCCCAAGGCAATAATTTATGATAGGATTCACCCGTCTCCGACATTTTGATTACTCTCGCAAATGCATCTGCTGCCTGCTTACACAACTCCACATCATAACCTGCATTTCCGGTAGATGACTGATTCATCATTGGGCTTGCAGCATAAAGTAGGTTTTTACCTTTAAAGCCGAGTGCCATTGATTTTGTTACACGTTGCTGGTTATTACCCAACGTTGCCTGACCTACGGGAGAGTTATCCCAATTGCTTGGCAATAAAGCTGCAGCATCTTCAAAATCTTTTGCAGCTTTAAGTGCTGTTTCCCGATAGCTTAATCTTGGTAATTCAAGCCTTGCTGAACTGGATAACACCGTATCGATATAAGGTAATCCACCCCAGAAACTCATTAACTGAAAATGAAAAAATCCACGGAAAAATAATAGTTGTCCTCTTATAACATCTTTTTCGTTTTGCGTTGCATTACTCAGCATATCAAGATTTGCCAAACCCAGATTGGCTTTACGTATACCATACCATGCTAATGGCCACAAGCCTTTATCATGACACTCGTTCGGGTTTGTGGTAGCCGCTCTGTCGTCGAGCCAGCTATTATCCCAGCCACCTCCACCGGTTTGCCAGGCCCGGTAATTACCATTGTCGAATTCAGAACTGAGCCTGTAATTTGCGTTAGTTGTTGACAAAATATCGTCACCCATATTCCATTCACTGTTCCATGTAGATTTAGACATGTCTGGTAAACAGGAATATAACTCTTCGGTAAAACCTTGAAAGCTTCGGAAATTGGTGAACACGTCTTTCTCTGAGATGTTTGCATCCAGTGGCCGATCAAGATATTTTTTACAAGACGGTAATCCAAACACTATAAGTATAATACTTGTAGCTAAGGCTAATTTTACAGAATTATTCATAATCATAGTATTTATCAATTATAAACTGAGGTTAATTCCAAAGTTGATCCGGCGAACCGTTGGGTATGCTCCCTGACCGGAGAAATTGCTTGAACCAACATTTGCTTCACGATCATCGGGCATCTTAC
It encodes the following:
- a CDS encoding DUF5627 domain-containing protein, producing MKRVFLISFTLLLIVTACNKKWEFPDYKYSTVYFPYQSPVRTLVLGEDIIDNTLDNQHKFLIMATMGGVYENKKNITLTVALENTLTQRLKFGSSNGSDVVAMPSNYYTLPQDMKIVIPAGKVMGGIEVQLTDAFFADPRAIKNTFVIPLKIVSVANADSVLRGSTTKTSPDPRLAGDWGVSPKDFVLYAVKYVNPFHGVYLRRGVDEVKGSGGNTALDTTVVYRNTFVEKDEVCNLFTKSMTQDSISLNAKNKGNINAPFQLVLNFDNTGKCTVAGPATAAYTVTGNGTFVKKGDMWGNQKRDVLHLKYQVDFGTTTHNFTDTLVLRDRGVKFETFTPVVY
- a CDS encoding SusC/RagA family TonB-linked outer membrane protein, with protein sequence MKYIKICVVFCAIVSCFVMKLKAQDVPQVNITSVVYDDKGNPVSGVIVSGNEGKTVAYTDNAGKFSITVAANSVVVLTAKGFKMQTLRATAIPASISLAVNSGSQEEVYLPFRKIQKQDVSGAISTLNPDSYIDQDFNLNVEGGMNGRVAGLLWSNNIWGLENAIVMIDGVRREFSDITLNEVEQISVLKGVNAVALYGSQAAKGIVFITTKKGVANGRKIGVRVNTGVGMPSALPNYLNSADYMTLYNEARRNDGLADLYSATTIQNHRTGNTFRFPSVDYYSSQYLKKYQNFTNANAEFSGGNSNARFYSNVGWTNSSTLLNIGEGKNENDNRLNVRGNVDLKLNDKISSSVYVSAIFGESRRARGNYWGNAASLLPNRFTPLIPIDLISPNDKVSLGLANASRNLIDGKYLLGGLQGFQTNPIADLYVAGYDINISRVFQVTNEINADLGSVLKGLSFHTLFNLDYANSYLQSINNTYAVYNPIWNANADSLSLSSSQRFGEDARPGTQNINNSAQRQNIGFSSWLSYDKTINSNHNISAKLLGYTSSTSVNDIYQPITNSHLGLQVGYNYKHKYWADFSGAYVNSTKLPDGNRTGFSPTMSVGWLVSGENFLKNSKAVNYLKLSASAGILSTDLDIADYYLYNDIYQRGGFFTWNDGVAGQNQTTTSRFGASPNLSFPQRKELNASLEGALFNNLLTFQTTFFRTQMAGLLTQRFSQYPNYFSTFIPYTNYNTNQRTGFDLMMNLDKKFGDVHLNVGAVATYSQSKVTKRDELFLDDYQNRTGKPADAIFGLVNDGFFMDQNDINSSPRQLFSEVKPGDIKYVDQNADNVIDGRDEIMIGRYIAPFTYGINFTVGYKNFSLFVLGTGNNGANGITNNNYYWVTGDLKYSEVVNNRWTEATKTTATYPRLSSQQNNNNFRNSDFWLYKTDRFNLSKVQLTYNFSNTILRSAFVKDVVVYVSGANLYTFSQNRKILELAVASTPQFRNFNIGIRAKF
- a CDS encoding endo-1,4-beta-xylanase; amino-acid sequence: MRIKYLNILFVVFVGITFLNCAGVQKTANGSGTPSLKTAFKDDFFIGTALNNAQIEERIPGAAVLVPQQFNAVTPENIMKAEVMHPEWNRYNFDMSDKLVAYAKKHNIVVNAHTLIWHSQLPPFIRRMKDADSVRLFFTDHINTIAGRYDGQVYSWDVVNEALNEDGTMRKSIFLEKLGDDFVVEAFRLAQKAAPNTKLYYNDYNIEQPRKRAGAIALIKKIQAAGVRIDGVGIQGHWHVKNIPLKDIEQSILEFSALGIDVMFTELDVSVLPNPRDIVGADVNQRAEYEAKLNPYKAGLPDSMQVSLANGYADLFRLFLKHKEKISRVTLWGVDDGQSWLNGFPIRGRTNYPLLFDKEFKPKPAFYKVIELKK
- a CDS encoding RagB/SusD family nutrient uptake outer membrane protein, which encodes MNNSVKLALATSIILIVFGLPSCKKYLDRPLDANISEKDVFTNFRSFQGFTEELYSCLPDMSKSTWNSEWNMGDDILSTTNANYRLSSEFDNGNYRAWQTGGGGWDNSWLDDRAATTNPNECHDKGLWPLAWYGIRKANLGLANLDMLSNATQNEKDVIRGQLLFFRGFFHFQLMSFWGGLPYIDTVLSSSARLELPRLSYRETALKAAKDFEDAAALLPSNWDNSPVGQATLGNNQQRVTKSMALGFKGKNLLYAASPMMNQSSTGNAGYDVELCKQAADAFARVIKMSETGESYHKLLPWDKYSENWFTISNYSKHPGYPEVIFGPPTYVGWKSRWSLVNMFIPPPLGGEAGISSPAANYVNYFGMANGLPIDEAGSGYDVNDPWTGRDPRFYKSITYDGVRLIRGTANAAYRFANLYNGGNLRLDNTASRSGYLVRKFVTDGCNNTDNEWNNINIVIPYLRLADVYLMYAESVLQGYGTPQSSHPNSLTAVSAVNTIRERAGVPPVDARFLGSKDAFMSELMRERAVELAFEGLRWHDLRRWNIADQKKYVEKTVIDFDRGTNGKPINLRERVVVTRVFEKKHNWLPLPTSQVNLYPSFGQNPGW
- a CDS encoding RagB/SusD family nutrient uptake outer membrane protein, with the translated sequence MFKKLLILFVVGLVLGGCKKTLAPLDDNHRTLEDIYADPYYAEGILMNAYTRLPTNGYSFNEVATDDAVTNDKFNPLLNMATGSWSAANNPVDQWNNSYTAILYLNLFLREVDSVNWSPTSKDVRTLFTDRLKGEVYGLRALFMFNLLQAHAGYTSGGELMGVPIITEALEPNSDFKKPRNTFDQCIQQIYTDLAESEKYLPLDYVNISAGHLPAKYSSMAVADYNRVFGTFSRQRVSGRILKAIKAKTALLAASPAYNPQATASKWENAANYASEILNLNGGINGLDPQGALFYTAANVNAININPSAGSPIEQREMLWRGNIVNTNNLEISNFPPTLFGSGRVNPTQNLVDAFPMANGLPITDPASGYVATSPYANRDPRLRNYIVVNGGTISNRTIFTKTDAPTNDAVNILPTSTRTGYYLRKLLREDVNANPASSSTQKHYPVHIRYTEIFLICAEAANEAWGPDGTTTHGLSARNIIAAIRKRAGIAQPDNYLASVTTKEAMRNLIRNERRLELCFEGFRFWDLRRWKANLTEPAKGVTINNNVFSIQNVENRQYTNDMYYGPIPLTEALKANLQQNKGW